The following is a genomic window from Brucella pseudogrignonensis.
TCACTGATTTCAAGCAGTTCATCTAAATCCTGACTAATGACAAGAACCGCTGAACCAGAGCGTGCAAGATCAACGAGCGCTTGGCGAATATGCGCCGCAGCACCCGCATCCACACCCCATGTCGGCTGGTTCACAATCATCACCGTTGGAGAGCGATCCAGCTCGCGTCCGATAATGAACTTCTGCAAGTTGCCACCAGACAAGGCAGAAGCAGGCGGGTTTTCCGCACTCTTGCGCACATCCATCGTCTTGACGATGCGCTGTGCAGCGGAGCGCAGCGCGCTTTCAGCAATGAGCTTCAGCTTGCCTCCGCGCATGAAGGCTTTGGCATCAGTTTTATAACGCGAAAGGAAAAGATTATCGGTCAATGAGAGAGCCGGAACAGCACCATGTCCCAAACGTTCTTCCGGCACAAAGGCAGCGCCCATCATTCGGCGTTCGCTGATGCCGAGCTTGCCTGCATCAGTACCACGAATGCGCACAGCAGATGCAGATGATTGCAAAACCTCGCCGGAAATAGCTTCAAAGAACTCGCCTTGACCATTACCGGCAACGCCTGCAACACCGACGACTTCTCCAGCTTTGATGCCAAGCGAAATGTCGTTGAGTGCAGTTGAGAACGGGCCGCGCGGCGCTTGCGACAGATTTCTTATCTCAAAAAGCGGTGATGCTTGTTGTTCAACAGCTTCAATCGGACTGCGCGCCACGACTTTAATGTCATTGCCAACCATCATGCGGGCCAGTGACGCCGCTGTTTCCCGTCGCGGATCACAATGCGCAACGACTTTGCCATGACGCAGCACTGTGGCGCGATCACAAAGCCGCTTCACCTCTTCGAGGCGATGACTGATATAAAGGATCGACTTGCCTTCCGCCTTCAGACGCTCTAGCGTTTCAAACAGGCGATCAGCTTCCTGTGGTGTCAGAACCGATGTGGGTTCATCAAGGATAATGAGGTCCGGCTCCTGCAACAAACAGCGGACAATCTCAATGCGTTGACGTTCACCGACAGAAAGATCGCCGACATGGGCTTGCGGATCAATGGGAAGACCATAAGCTTGCCCCACATCGCGCGCTCGTTTTGCCACTTCAGAAAGCGACAAAGAGCCGTCCAAAGAAAGCGCAATATTCTCAGCAGCCGTCAGCGAGTCAAATAGTGAAAAGTGCTGGAAAACCATACCAATGCCAAGTTTCCTTGCCATTGCGGGTTCAGTAATCGTAACGCGCTCACCCTTCCAGACGATTTCGCCTTCAAGTGGCTGTAGCGCACCAAACAGCATTTTTACAAAGGTCGATTTGCCTGCACCATTTTCACCCAAAAGCGCGTGAATTTCGCCTTCCGCGATAACGAGATCGACGGCGTCGCAGGCCCGAAGCTGACCAAATACTTTGGTTAGCCGGCGGACATCCAAAAGAGGTCGGTCGGTTGAAGGCGTTGACATTGTTCCCCGAGCTTATTTTTGGATAACCTTATCCAGCAAGATCACACTTGAAAAGCTAAAAAGAAAACGGCGGAGGACATATGCACACCGCCGTTAGGTTTCTGAACTTACAATGACTATGGAAGCAATATACTCGCACCCGTTGTCTTACGAGCTTCGAGGTCTTCATGGGCCTTACGCACATCTTTCAGCGCATAAGACTGGTTGATTTCGATCTTGACGGCACCACTGGCAACCACGTCAAACAAATCCTTGGCTGCCTTTTCAAGATCAGCGCGCTTTGCCACATAATTGAACAGCGTCGGACGAGTCGCGAAGAGTGAACCTTTTTGCGCCAATAGGTTAAGATCAAAAGCAGGAATGACCCCGGATGACTGACCGAAACAGGCAAACATGCCAAGCGGTTTCAGCACATCAAGCGATCCCATATAGGTATCGCGGCCAACTGAGTCATAGACGACATCCACGCCCTCGCCGCCGGTCAGTTCTCGAACGCGCTCAACAAAGTTTTCCGTACGGTAATTAATCACATGGTCATAGCCATGCGCTTTAGCCAGCGTGACTTTCTCCTCGGAACCGGCAGTCCCAATAACTGTCGCACCTAGATGCTTTGCCCATTGCCCCGCAATCAGCCCCACGCCACCCGCTGCGGCATGGAAGAGAATTGTATTCCCCGGCTTCACAACGAAAGTCTGGCGCAGAAGATACTGCGCCGTCATGCCTTTCAGCATCATTGCGGCAGCAGTTTTTAAGTCAATGCCATCCGGCACTTTGACGAGCCTGTCAGCAGAAAGAATGCGCTCATCTGCATAAGAGCCCGGCGTGGCCGCATAGGCAACGCGATCACCCAATTTCAGATTTTCAACGCCGGAGCCGACGGCAACAACAGTGCCTGCGCCTTCGTTGCCGGGCGTGAACGGCATCTGAGCCGCCTTATAAAGTCCTGTGCGGAAATATACATCAATGAAATTAAGCCCAACCGCCTCATGGCGTACCTTAACTTCGCCAGCGCCCGGTTCACCAATCTCAATCTGTTCGTATTGCAGAACTTCTGGCCCGCCGGTTTGATGAACCCGAATAGCATTGATCATGATCTAGCCTCTCTTCTTCGCTTCAGCAGCTTGTTCAGCCGCAATAACAGCAGCAGTACGACCCAGATTAGGGAAGAACTGCATGATTGCTCCGATGAAGTAGATGTAAAGTCCCGTCACTGTGATGCCGACGCGCACCCAAAGCGGTGCATCAAGCGTGTAATAGAGGCCTAAAGCACCAAAGGCACACCACACTAAAAAGATCGTCAGATTAAGCGGGCGCAGACGTACCACGCGCACCGGGTGCAAGAAACTGATTGGCAAGAACGAAAGAATTGCCGACAGAACAACGATAGCAAAAGCCTCCCATTCGCCCGGACGGACGATGAAAAGCGTAAACACCACCATATTCCATACAACAGGAAACCCCTTGAAGAAGTTTTCCTTCGTCTTCATGCCCGTATCAGCATAATAAATTGCGCTGGTGATAACGATGATCGCGCCGGATATGAATGACAGGTTGGTCCCCATGAACCCGCTTTGATAAAGTGCAAAGGCAGGTATTAGGACGTAAGTGACATAATCGATGATGTTATCAAGCAGTTCGCCTGACCAGTTCGGCAGCACATACTTGACTTCAAGCTTACGGGCGATCGGCCCATCAATGCCATCCACGAACAGCGCCAATCCCAACCACCACCACATGGCAGTGTAACGACCATCGCTCGCAGCGACGATAGACAAAAAGGCCAGAAATGATCCTGATGCAGTCAGCAGATGCACGGAAAATGCCTTAGCCTGCGGCGCCGTCACTTTCTTGGCTTTTAATTTTCCGGTCAATTTGCTTTTCACGCTGTTCGCCATTTCTCTTGATCGCCATCCCACGCGCTAAAACAACATGAGGGGGCACATAAGACTTTCAAGCACAAAGCAATCGAAAGCCATACTCCGTTAAAAAAGCTTTCCCCGAATAAGGCCAAAAGCGCAAGTAAGTCATGAGACAAAACCGCCCTCATTCCACCAAAGATTGGGTTTTAGTGGTCGCGGCGATGGCGTTCGACGCTCACTTGGGATTAAATGAAGATAAATACGACGCGATAAGAATCGCTTTGGACCGAAGCTTTTCGGTCAGGGATAGAGCATTATGAATGATCTAATTGTCGATAAGCCCCTCACTGAAATCACGGTCACCGGTGGCGGCCCTGCCGGAATGATGGCGGCACTTGCACTGAGCGCCAAAGGCTATCGCACGGCATTGCTTGGCCCTGAAACAGACATAAATGACCGCCGTACAACGGCACTCATGATGCCGGCTATCCGCTTTCTTGAAGAGATCGGCGTGTGGGAAGATATCGCTCCGGTCGCTGCTCCGCTCGCATCGATGCGTATCGTCGATGCCACAAAGCGGCTTATTCGCAGCCCTACGGTCACATTTCGCGCGGGCGAAATTGATGAAGTTGCCTTCGGCTATAACATTCCCAACGCTGCCTTGAACCAGAAGCTCTCTGACGCTGTTGCGAGAAATGCGAATATCACGCGGATAACGAACACGGCGATTGAATATCGCAACAACGACGATCATATCACCATCACGCTTGCAGGTGGAAATACACTGCATACGCGATTAGTCGTCGCCGCTGACGGGCGAAATTCTGCGGCACGCGAAGCTGCAGCTATCCGTACTCGCCGCTGGAGCTACCCGCAGACAGCGGTCGTGCTTTCTTTTGCACATGAAATCGAACACGAAAATATCTCGACCGAGTTTCATACTGAAGAGGGTCCATTCACGCAGGTTCCGCTCAAGGAGAAACGCTCTAGCCTCGTCTGGGTCGTCAACCCTGAGCGGGCAGAAGCACTGCTCGCGCTGGATGAGAGCACCCTTGCTCAACGTATTGAAGACATGATGCAATTCATGCTTGGCAAGATCACAATTGATATTCAGCCTCAAGCGTGGTCACTATCCGGTATGGTGCCTTTATCATTTGCGGCAAAGCGTACCATTCTGATCGGTGAAGCGGCCCATGTCTTTCCACCTATCGGCGCGCAAGGACTTAATCTTGGAACGCGCGATGTCGAGATGCTCGTTAAGGCCATTGCAAGTGACCCTTCTGATCCCGGTTCAGATCGCGTAATCCGCACTTATGATCGCGGCCGTCGCCCTGATATTCTGGCACGCACTGGTTCAGTGGACGCACTGAATCGTTCGCTGTTATCTGCCATGCTACCCGCTCAAATTGTGCGCGGTGTAGGCTTGGAGATGCTGCGTTCATTTGCACCCCTGCGTGCGTTCTTCATGCGCGAAGGCCTACGACCCGGCAGTGGATTTTCTAAATTTCTACCAAAATTTCCGAAACTATCGGATCGCGGAAGCCAGGCAAAAAATTAGCGGATCACGTTAAAATTCGATCCTGAAATCTCCCGCAGCTTTATTTTCGCCAGCGGTGAACTACATATGTCTTATGAGTATGGCACAGATTAAACACGCTAAGTTTCAGATCGGGCAGGTTGTCAAACATCGTCTGTTTCCCTTCCGCGGCATTATTTTCGATGTGGACCCGGAATTTGCGAACACGGAGGAATGGTACGAATCCATTCCGGAGGAAACGCGTCCGCACCGCGACCAGCCTTTCTATCACTTGCTGGCTGAAAATTCTGAGGCCGAATATACAGCCTATGTTTCTGAGCAAAATCTTGTTCCGGACTTCAGTGATGAACCTCTGCGGCACTCGCAAATTAGCGAAATGTTCGAAAGACTCGAAAACGGCTCCTATCGTGTGAAGCTGCACGCAAACTGAGACACATGAAAAACCGGCAACAAAAAGGGCGCTCAAAGCGCCCTTTTTAGTTCTCGCAGATAGCGCTGCTTAATTTGCTGCGCCTTTTGCCTTGGCCTGTTCAGCCTTCATCTTTTCTTCGAATTCCTTCTGGCGCTTTGCAACAGCGTCCTGAAGTTCCTTCTGGCGTTCTTCAAGTTCAGACTGCTTAAGGCCTGGGCCGGTAAGAGCCGCTGAGAAGCCTGTCAGAGCCACTGGAATTGGGTTCTGCTTATTCTGATAGTTGACAGATGTCAGCGTGACCTTGCTGCCCTTCTTGAGCGCGTTGATCAGTTCATCCGAAAGCGGAGCTTCGGCAATGCAGCGATCTGGGAAGCAGATGCCATATTCGAGCTTGGTGGGCTTGTTGTTGTCGATCTGCAGACCAACGCCAGCAGGAATCAGTCGGCCGATTGGCACAGTAACCTGAAAAATCTTACGGTTGATCTTACCCTTGATCTCGATGAGGTTGACAGCGGTCAGCAACTGGCCGGA
Proteins encoded in this region:
- the pcsA gene encoding phosphatidylcholine synthase is translated as MANSVKSKLTGKLKAKKVTAPQAKAFSVHLLTASGSFLAFLSIVAASDGRYTAMWWWLGLALFVDGIDGPIARKLEVKYVLPNWSGELLDNIIDYVTYVLIPAFALYQSGFMGTNLSFISGAIIVITSAIYYADTGMKTKENFFKGFPVVWNMVVFTLFIVRPGEWEAFAIVVLSAILSFLPISFLHPVRVVRLRPLNLTIFLVWCAFGALGLYYTLDAPLWVRVGITVTGLYIYFIGAIMQFFPNLGRTAAVIAAEQAAEAKKRG
- a CDS encoding invasion associated locus B family protein, whose amino-acid sequence is MTSTKTIAAASAFAGAFALLASATMPAAAQQQPPQGWFKVCSKQEDNDICNTQNIITADSGQLLTAVNLIEIKGKINRKIFQVTVPIGRLIPAGVGLQIDNNKPTKLEYGICFPDRCIAEAPLSDELINALKKGSKVTLTSVNYQNKQNPIPVALTGFSAALTGPGLKQSELEERQKELQDAVAKRQKEFEEKMKAEQAKAKGAAN
- the hspQ gene encoding heat shock protein HspQ, with the protein product MSMAQIKHAKFQIGQVVKHRLFPFRGIIFDVDPEFANTEEWYESIPEETRPHRDQPFYHLLAENSEAEYTAYVSEQNLVPDFSDEPLRHSQISEMFERLENGSYRVKLHAN
- a CDS encoding ABC transporter ATP-binding protein encodes the protein MSTPSTDRPLLDVRRLTKVFGQLRACDAVDLVIAEGEIHALLGENGAGKSTFVKMLFGALQPLEGEIVWKGERVTITEPAMARKLGIGMVFQHFSLFDSLTAAENIALSLDGSLSLSEVAKRARDVGQAYGLPIDPQAHVGDLSVGERQRIEIVRCLLQEPDLIILDEPTSVLTPQEADRLFETLERLKAEGKSILYISHRLEEVKRLCDRATVLRHGKVVAHCDPRRETAASLARMMVGNDIKVVARSPIEAVEQQASPLFEIRNLSQAPRGPFSTALNDISLGIKAGEVVGVAGVAGNGQGEFFEAISGEVLQSSASAVRIRGTDAGKLGISERRMMGAAFVPEERLGHGAVPALSLTDNLFLSRYKTDAKAFMRGGKLKLIAESALRSAAQRIVKTMDVRKSAENPPASALSGGNLQKFIIGRELDRSPTVMIVNQPTWGVDAGAAAHIRQALVDLARSGSAVLVISQDLDELLEISDRIAVMNHGALSDPMPIADVTLEKIGLLMGGVSGSDQVGAA
- a CDS encoding UbiH/UbiF family hydroxylase, with protein sequence MNDLIVDKPLTEITVTGGGPAGMMAALALSAKGYRTALLGPETDINDRRTTALMMPAIRFLEEIGVWEDIAPVAAPLASMRIVDATKRLIRSPTVTFRAGEIDEVAFGYNIPNAALNQKLSDAVARNANITRITNTAIEYRNNDDHITITLAGGNTLHTRLVVAADGRNSAAREAAAIRTRRWSYPQTAVVLSFAHEIEHENISTEFHTEEGPFTQVPLKEKRSSLVWVVNPERAEALLALDESTLAQRIEDMMQFMLGKITIDIQPQAWSLSGMVPLSFAAKRTILIGEAAHVFPPIGAQGLNLGTRDVEMLVKAIASDPSDPGSDRVIRTYDRGRRPDILARTGSVDALNRSLLSAMLPAQIVRGVGLEMLRSFAPLRAFFMREGLRPGSGFSKFLPKFPKLSDRGSQAKN
- a CDS encoding quinone oxidoreductase — encoded protein: MINAIRVHQTGGPEVLQYEQIEIGEPGAGEVKVRHEAVGLNFIDVYFRTGLYKAAQMPFTPGNEGAGTVVAVGSGVENLKLGDRVAYAATPGSYADERILSADRLVKVPDGIDLKTAAAMMLKGMTAQYLLRQTFVVKPGNTILFHAAAGGVGLIAGQWAKHLGATVIGTAGSEEKVTLAKAHGYDHVINYRTENFVERVRELTGGEGVDVVYDSVGRDTYMGSLDVLKPLGMFACFGQSSGVIPAFDLNLLAQKGSLFATRPTLFNYVAKRADLEKAAKDLFDVVASGAVKIEINQSYALKDVRKAHEDLEARKTTGASILLP